The Aggregicoccus sp. 17bor-14 genome includes a region encoding these proteins:
- a CDS encoding N-acetylmuramoyl-L-alanine amidase — protein MSTRLVLLLIPLLCASAAAAKRETADHAYEGARRAYYTLKADPARRKLRHHWLNVAEKFSQVAKDYPKSDRAPEALFTAGELLNELSRISLVDDDLQGAIHAYERLVQAHPRHRLADDAALALARIQLDRLERPEAARKLATDALAQAPRGDQAHALRALLASLPAAPAPTHRERAVAEAKPAPHAPAEAKVASKAKVSSAAKVIEVKLSESKPSAPKASETQVAEARAADTKSADAKAIDAKPADAKPAEAVPELEVANVSDARAGTGVIEAISRLARDPVLAPPSASRAPAEAPAPRAQPVVLQAKPAAQAPAPLAAVDGATARARLKAVARNSREAELTLAEQLGLKVRRVVIDAGHGGHDTGAIGKGGTREKDVSLAVAQRLAAVLTERGLEVILTRDGDRFVRLEDRARFANEAKGDLFISVHCNSAVNRKLRGVETYTLNTSADRYSIRLAARENASSEKSISDLQFILADLATKANTEESTRLATQVQKSLVGQLAQRHAGIKDLGHKEALFYVLLGVKMPAILVETSFLSHPEEEKLLASPAYQQEVALAIARGVEGFLNNRNELAKVD, from the coding sequence GTGTCGACGCGCCTCGTGCTGCTGCTCATCCCCCTGCTGTGCGCCTCGGCGGCCGCGGCCAAGCGCGAGACGGCGGACCATGCCTACGAAGGGGCGCGCCGCGCGTACTACACGCTGAAGGCGGACCCCGCGCGCCGCAAGCTGCGCCACCACTGGCTCAACGTGGCCGAGAAGTTCAGCCAGGTGGCCAAGGACTACCCGAAGAGCGACCGCGCCCCCGAGGCGCTGTTCACCGCCGGAGAGCTGCTCAACGAGCTGAGCCGCATCTCGCTCGTGGACGACGATCTGCAGGGCGCCATCCACGCCTACGAGCGGCTGGTGCAGGCGCACCCGCGCCACCGGCTCGCGGACGACGCCGCGCTCGCGCTCGCGCGCATCCAGCTGGATCGCCTGGAGCGCCCCGAGGCCGCCCGCAAGCTCGCCACCGACGCGCTCGCCCAGGCCCCGCGCGGAGACCAGGCCCACGCCCTGCGCGCGCTCCTCGCCTCGCTCCCTGCCGCCCCGGCGCCCACCCACCGCGAGCGCGCGGTGGCCGAGGCGAAGCCCGCGCCCCACGCCCCCGCGGAGGCCAAGGTGGCCTCGAAGGCGAAGGTGTCGAGCGCGGCCAAGGTGATCGAGGTCAAGCTCTCCGAGTCCAAGCCGTCCGCTCCGAAGGCTTCCGAGACGCAGGTCGCGGAGGCGCGCGCTGCGGACACGAAGAGCGCTGACGCGAAGGCCATTGATGCGAAGCCCGCCGACGCGAAGCCCGCCGAGGCCGTTCCGGAGCTCGAGGTGGCCAACGTGAGCGACGCCCGCGCGGGCACCGGCGTCATCGAAGCGATCAGCCGGCTCGCGCGCGACCCCGTGCTCGCGCCGCCCAGCGCCTCGCGCGCCCCCGCGGAGGCGCCGGCGCCGCGCGCCCAGCCCGTGGTGCTGCAGGCCAAGCCCGCGGCGCAGGCCCCCGCGCCGCTCGCGGCGGTGGACGGCGCCACGGCGCGCGCGCGCCTCAAGGCGGTGGCGCGCAACTCGCGCGAGGCGGAGCTCACCCTGGCCGAGCAGCTCGGCCTCAAGGTGCGCCGGGTCGTCATCGACGCCGGGCACGGCGGCCACGACACGGGCGCCATCGGCAAGGGTGGCACGCGCGAGAAGGACGTCTCGCTCGCGGTGGCGCAGCGGCTCGCGGCGGTGCTCACCGAGCGCGGCCTCGAGGTCATCCTCACCCGCGACGGCGACCGCTTCGTGCGGCTCGAGGATCGCGCGCGCTTCGCCAACGAGGCGAAGGGCGACCTGTTCATCTCCGTGCACTGCAACTCGGCGGTGAACCGCAAGCTGCGCGGGGTGGAGACCTACACGCTCAACACCTCGGCGGACCGCTACTCCATCCGGCTCGCCGCGCGCGAGAACGCCTCGAGCGAGAAGAGCATCTCGGACCTCCAGTTCATCCTCGCGGACCTCGCCACCAAGGCGAACACCGAGGAGTCCACCCGCCTGGCCACCCAGGTGCAGAAGAGCCTGGTGGGGCAGCTCGCGCAGCGGCACGCGGGCATCAAGGACCTGGGGCACAAGGAGGCGCTGTTCTACGTGCTGCTGGGCGTGAAGATGCCCGCCATCCTGGTGGAGACCTCGTTCCTCTCGCACCCCGAGGAGGAGAAGCTGCTCGCCTCGCCGGCGTACCAGCAGGAGGTGGCGCTCGCGATCGCGCGCGGCGTCGAGGGCTTCCTCAACAATCGCAACGAGCTGGCGAAGGTGGACTGA
- a CDS encoding TVP38/TMEM64 family protein, giving the protein MKGRGAKFWIKVLTPVFASIGGLVALRLLGPDIMSQRDLHELIAPLGRWAPLAFVAFLAVRPLLLLPGQIFTAVGGMVFGSLMASVYSLVGSFLSAALLFLVSKRFGTRLMKRVAGPSYGNLKRVAKRHDFKFALLTCINPLLPTDVMLVAAACSGARFLPTVAGVMLGTLPGTFLTAQFGSGLAQGRTVMTVVSGAGMVLSLVFGVVFGRQVYRELQEGAPPEPAPPEGAAADHGAEEPAPLAPCAAPPAT; this is encoded by the coding sequence GTGAAGGGTCGCGGCGCGAAGTTCTGGATCAAGGTGCTCACCCCCGTCTTCGCGTCGATCGGCGGCCTGGTGGCGCTGCGCCTGCTCGGTCCGGACATCATGAGCCAGCGCGACCTGCACGAGCTGATCGCCCCGCTCGGCCGCTGGGCGCCGCTCGCCTTCGTGGCCTTCCTCGCCGTGCGTCCCCTGCTGCTGCTGCCGGGGCAGATCTTCACCGCGGTGGGCGGCATGGTGTTCGGCTCGCTCATGGCGAGCGTCTACTCGCTGGTCGGCAGCTTCCTCTCCGCCGCCCTGCTCTTCCTGGTCTCCAAGCGCTTCGGCACGCGGCTGATGAAGCGGGTCGCGGGGCCGAGCTACGGCAACCTGAAGCGGGTGGCCAAGCGCCACGACTTCAAGTTCGCGCTGCTCACCTGCATCAACCCGCTGCTGCCCACCGACGTGATGCTGGTCGCGGCCGCCTGCTCGGGGGCCCGCTTCCTGCCCACCGTGGCCGGGGTGATGCTCGGCACCCTGCCGGGCACCTTCCTCACCGCCCAGTTCGGCAGCGGGCTCGCCCAGGGCCGCACGGTGATGACCGTGGTCTCGGGCGCCGGCATGGTGCTCTCGCTGGTGTTCGGCGTGGTGTTCGGCCGCCAGGTGTACCGGGAGCTGCAGGAGGGCGCTCCGCCCGAGCCCGCTCCCCCGGAAGGCGCGGCGGCGGACCACGGCGCCGAGGAGCCTGCACCGCTCGCCCCCTGCGCTGCGCCGCCCGCGACGTAG
- the mutS gene encoding DNA mismatch repair protein MutS, whose product MGVTQAKAAEAAEAGGPEALEVGAEGANALAVPRDVAALTPMMRQYLELKALHPDAVLFFRLGDFYEMFFEDAVRASELLQITLTARAKGDNKVPMCGVPYHSARRYIARLIEHGLRVAICEQVEEPGSGPGIVRREVTRVITPGMVLDEEVLEPGAPNFLAALHWTASGFGAALLEASTGEFLTTEAASALELAEVLARYEPRELLVPEGCRAAPELAQVLGRLPRAPAVAEQEPAAFEPARAAAYLRAHFAVASLEAFGLEGSALARGAAGAALRYLKETQRTAASHVDRLSRLERADCLLMDEASRANLEVLRTLRDGARKGSLLGVLDRTCTSLGARRVARWLSAPLCALPEVHARLDAVEELSGKSVWREELANLLKEVGDLERLCGRLSLGAGNARDLRALGLGLAQLPRLAAALARCQAPLLRSLCGPLGALPELGELLARAVADEPPVTLKEGGLIRAGFHAELDRLVALSTSGKDLLLQIEQRERERTGISSLKVRYNKVFGYYLEVTRSNLDRVPADYIRKQTTVGAERFVTPELKEYEEQVLTAEERRCALELQLFEELRAQVISAAPRLRSAAEAVATCDALLSFARCAAEYGYSRPEVDDSEVIEIVGGRHPVVERMLGPGEAFVPNDLHLDRTEAQLVVITGPNMAGKSTVMRQVALTALMAQAGCFVPARRARIGLCDRIFTRVGAADNLARGQSTFMVEMTETSHILHHATRRSLVILDEIGRGTSTFDGLSIAWAVAEHLHDRLGARTLFATHYHELVDLAREKPRVKNLCVAVKEQGGKVLFLRKLVPGGANRSYGIEVARLAGLPPEVVGRARDILQNLESGELDEAGHPRLTRRTRPAAPTAQLGLFVAEAPPALSPAAQRALEALKSVAVDQTTPLEALNLLARLQKELNGKA is encoded by the coding sequence ATGGGCGTGACGCAGGCGAAGGCAGCAGAGGCAGCGGAAGCGGGCGGGCCCGAGGCGCTGGAGGTGGGCGCGGAGGGCGCGAATGCCCTCGCAGTGCCGCGCGACGTGGCGGCGCTCACCCCGATGATGCGCCAGTACCTGGAGCTCAAGGCGCTGCACCCGGACGCGGTGCTCTTCTTCCGGCTCGGGGACTTCTACGAGATGTTCTTCGAGGACGCCGTGCGCGCCTCGGAGCTGCTGCAGATCACCCTCACCGCGCGCGCCAAGGGCGACAACAAGGTGCCCATGTGCGGGGTGCCCTACCACTCGGCGCGCCGCTACATCGCCCGGCTCATCGAGCACGGCCTGCGCGTGGCCATCTGCGAGCAGGTGGAGGAGCCGGGCAGCGGGCCGGGCATCGTGCGCCGCGAGGTGACGCGCGTCATCACCCCCGGCATGGTGCTGGACGAGGAGGTGCTGGAGCCCGGCGCCCCCAACTTCCTCGCCGCCCTGCACTGGACGGCGAGCGGCTTCGGCGCGGCCCTGCTCGAGGCCTCGACCGGCGAGTTCCTCACCACCGAGGCCGCCAGCGCCCTGGAGCTCGCGGAGGTGCTCGCCCGCTACGAACCGCGCGAGCTGCTGGTGCCCGAGGGCTGCCGCGCCGCGCCCGAGCTCGCCCAGGTGCTCGGGCGGCTGCCGCGCGCTCCGGCCGTGGCCGAGCAGGAGCCCGCCGCCTTCGAGCCCGCGCGCGCCGCCGCCTACCTGCGCGCCCACTTCGCCGTCGCCTCGCTCGAGGCCTTCGGGCTGGAGGGCAGCGCGCTCGCGCGCGGCGCCGCGGGGGCCGCGCTGCGCTACCTCAAGGAGACCCAGCGCACCGCCGCCTCCCACGTGGACCGGCTCAGCCGCCTCGAGCGCGCGGACTGCCTCCTCATGGACGAGGCCTCGCGCGCGAACCTCGAGGTGCTGCGCACGCTGCGCGACGGCGCGCGCAAGGGCTCGCTGCTGGGCGTGCTGGATCGCACCTGCACCAGCCTCGGCGCGCGCCGCGTCGCGCGCTGGCTCTCCGCACCCCTGTGCGCCCTGCCCGAGGTGCACGCGCGCCTGGACGCCGTCGAGGAGCTCTCCGGCAAGAGCGTGTGGCGCGAGGAGCTCGCGAACCTCCTGAAGGAGGTGGGAGACCTCGAGCGGCTGTGCGGCCGGCTCTCGCTGGGCGCGGGCAACGCGCGGGACCTGCGCGCGCTGGGGCTCGGCCTCGCGCAGCTGCCGCGGCTCGCAGCGGCGCTCGCGCGCTGCCAGGCACCGCTCCTGCGCTCGCTGTGCGGCCCGCTCGGCGCGCTGCCCGAGCTGGGGGAGCTGCTCGCGCGCGCCGTGGCCGACGAGCCACCCGTCACCCTGAAGGAGGGCGGGCTCATCCGCGCCGGCTTCCACGCGGAGCTGGACCGGCTGGTGGCGCTCTCCACCTCGGGCAAGGACCTGCTGCTGCAGATCGAGCAGCGCGAGCGCGAGCGCACCGGCATCTCCTCGCTCAAGGTCCGCTACAACAAGGTCTTCGGCTACTACCTCGAGGTCACCCGCAGCAACCTGGACCGGGTGCCCGCGGACTACATCCGCAAGCAGACCACGGTGGGCGCCGAGCGCTTCGTCACCCCCGAGCTCAAGGAGTACGAGGAGCAGGTGCTCACGGCGGAGGAGCGCCGCTGCGCGCTCGAGCTGCAGCTCTTCGAGGAGCTGCGGGCCCAGGTCATCTCCGCCGCGCCGCGCCTGCGCTCGGCCGCGGAGGCCGTGGCCACCTGTGACGCGCTCCTCTCCTTCGCGCGCTGCGCCGCCGAGTACGGCTACAGCCGCCCGGAGGTGGACGACTCGGAGGTGATCGAGATCGTCGGGGGGCGCCACCCGGTGGTGGAGCGCATGCTCGGGCCGGGCGAGGCCTTCGTGCCCAACGATCTGCACCTGGACCGCACCGAGGCGCAGCTCGTGGTCATCACCGGCCCCAACATGGCCGGCAAGAGCACGGTGATGCGGCAGGTGGCGCTCACCGCCCTGATGGCCCAGGCCGGCTGCTTCGTGCCGGCGCGCCGGGCGCGCATCGGGCTGTGCGACCGGATCTTCACCCGCGTCGGGGCCGCAGACAACCTCGCGCGCGGCCAGTCCACCTTCATGGTGGAGATGACCGAGACCAGCCACATCCTGCACCACGCCACCCGCAGGAGCCTCGTCATCCTGGACGAGATCGGCCGCGGCACCTCCACCTTCGACGGCCTGTCCATCGCCTGGGCCGTGGCCGAGCACCTGCACGACCGGCTCGGCGCGCGCACGCTCTTCGCCACGCACTACCACGAGCTGGTGGACCTCGCGCGCGAGAAGCCCCGGGTGAAGAACCTGTGCGTGGCGGTGAAGGAGCAGGGCGGCAAGGTGCTGTTCCTGCGCAAGCTGGTGCCCGGCGGCGCAAACCGCTCCTATGGCATCGAGGTGGCGCGGCTCGCGGGCCTTCCGCCCGAGGTGGTGGGGCGTGCGCGGGACATCCTGCAGAACCTCGAGTCGGGAGAGCTGGACGAGGCAGGCCACCCGCGCCTCACCCGGCGCACCCGCCCGGCGGCCCCGACTGCGCAGCTGGGGCTCTTCGTCGCCGAGGCCCCGCCGGCCCTCTCGCCCGCAGCGCAGCGGGCGCTGGAGGCCCTCAAGAGCGTCGCGGTGGATCAGACCACGCCGCTGGAGGCGCTGAACCTGCTCGCGCGGCTGCAGAAGGAGCTGAACGGGAAGGCCTGA
- the nhaA gene encoding Na+/H+ antiporter NhaA produces MALPTRTPTPLPPLFRAVIVPLKAFFQLEAASGILLAACALVAMLWANSPWAGSYGLLFDAPLSLGVYGHAVGFTFRELVNDGLMTLFFFLVGLEIKRELVVGELRTLSRALLPLIAALGGMLFPAAIYLLFNAGTPAARGWAIPMATDIAFSIGCLALLKGRVGHPLVVFLTALAIFDDIGGILVIALFYGTGLHAAWLLGALGVVALLFAANRLYVRNGMVYALLGAALWYCMHHGGVHATIAGVVLGMMVPTLPTRTGRDVLGDLRRYLDQCLHESQDEDVRNEQILYIEERLEDVEPPLNRFLHLWHGYVAFGIVPLFALANSGISLAGMGLAELFSPLTLGVIAGLFVGKQLGIALFTWGAVKLRISPAPSGSRQVQIHGVAIVAGIGFTVALFVAGLAFGGEPALLREAKLGILLGSLLSALVGYAVLRLVGPGRAHS; encoded by the coding sequence ATGGCGCTCCCCACCCGCACGCCCACGCCGCTGCCTCCCCTGTTCCGGGCGGTGATCGTGCCGCTCAAGGCCTTCTTCCAGCTCGAGGCGGCGAGCGGCATCCTGCTCGCCGCCTGTGCGCTGGTGGCGATGCTCTGGGCGAACTCGCCCTGGGCCGGGAGCTACGGGCTGCTCTTCGACGCGCCGCTCTCGCTGGGGGTGTACGGCCACGCGGTGGGCTTCACCTTCCGCGAGCTCGTCAACGACGGGCTGATGACGCTGTTCTTCTTCCTGGTGGGGCTGGAGATCAAGCGCGAGCTCGTGGTGGGCGAGCTGCGCACGCTGAGCCGGGCGCTGCTGCCGCTCATCGCCGCGCTGGGCGGGATGCTCTTTCCCGCCGCCATCTACCTGCTCTTCAACGCGGGCACGCCGGCGGCGCGCGGCTGGGCCATCCCCATGGCCACGGACATCGCGTTCAGCATCGGGTGCCTCGCGCTGCTCAAGGGGCGCGTGGGCCACCCGCTGGTGGTGTTCCTCACGGCGCTCGCCATCTTCGACGACATCGGCGGCATCCTGGTGATCGCGCTCTTCTACGGCACCGGGCTGCACGCGGCCTGGCTCCTGGGCGCGCTGGGTGTGGTGGCGCTGCTCTTCGCGGCCAACCGCCTCTACGTGCGCAACGGCATGGTCTACGCGCTGCTGGGCGCGGCGCTCTGGTACTGCATGCACCACGGCGGCGTTCACGCCACCATCGCGGGCGTGGTGCTGGGGATGATGGTGCCCACGCTGCCCACGCGCACCGGGCGCGACGTGCTCGGCGACCTGCGCCGCTACCTCGACCAGTGCCTCCACGAGTCGCAGGACGAGGACGTGCGCAACGAGCAGATCCTCTACATCGAGGAGCGGCTCGAGGACGTGGAGCCGCCGCTCAACCGCTTCCTGCACCTGTGGCACGGCTACGTAGCCTTCGGCATCGTCCCCCTCTTCGCGCTCGCCAACTCGGGCATCTCGCTCGCGGGCATGGGGCTCGCGGAGCTGTTCTCTCCGCTCACGCTCGGGGTCATCGCCGGGCTCTTCGTGGGCAAGCAGCTGGGCATCGCGCTCTTCACCTGGGGCGCGGTGAAGCTGCGCATCTCCCCTGCCCCCAGCGGCTCGCGCCAGGTGCAGATCCACGGGGTCGCAATCGTGGCGGGCATCGGCTTCACGGTGGCGCTGTTCGTCGCCGGGCTCGCCTTCGGGGGCGAGCCCGCGCTGCTGCGGGAGGCGAAGCTGGGCATCCTGCTCGGCTCCCTGCTCTCGGCGCTGGTGGGCTACGCGGTGCTGCGCCTGGTCGGCCCGGGACGCGCCCACTCCTGA